Proteins encoded in a region of the Anoxybacillus amylolyticus genome:
- the rpsM gene encoding 30S ribosomal protein S13: MARIAGVDIPRDKRVVISLTYIYGIGKPTAQKILAEAGVSEDTRVRDLTEEELGKIREIVDRLKVEGDLRREVSLNIKRLMEIGCYRGLRHRRGLPVRGQNTKNNARTRKGPRRTVANKKK, from the coding sequence ATGGCACGTATTGCAGGTGTAGATATTCCTCGTGACAAGCGTGTAGTCATTTCTTTAACATACATTTACGGTATCGGTAAACCAACTGCACAAAAAATCTTAGCAGAAGCAGGTGTTTCAGAAGACACTCGCGTTCGTGATTTAACAGAAGAAGAATTAGGAAAAATTCGCGAAATCGTTGACCGTTTGAAAGTAGAAGGCGACCTTCGCCGCGAAGTATCGCTAAACATCAAACGTTTAATGGAAATTGGCTGCTACCGTGGTCTTCGCCATCGTCGTGGATTGCCAGTTCGTGGTCAAAATACGAAAAACAATGCTCGCACGCGTAAAGGTCCACGCCGTACAGTAGCGAACAAGAAAAAATAA
- the infA gene encoding translation initiation factor IF-1 yields MAKDDVIEVEGTVVETLPNAMFRVELENGHTVLAHVSGKIRMHFIRILPGDKVTVELSPYDLTRGRITYRYK; encoded by the coding sequence ATGGCGAAGGACGATGTAATTGAAGTGGAAGGAACGGTCGTTGAAACGTTGCCAAACGCAATGTTCCGCGTCGAACTAGAAAATGGCCATACGGTGTTAGCACACGTTTCAGGTAAAATCCGTATGCATTTCATTCGTATTTTACCTGGGGATAAAGTTACGGTAGAATTATCTCCGTACGACTTAACTCGTGGCAGAATTACGTATCGTTATAAATAA
- a CDS encoding adenylate kinase, which yields MNLVLMGLPGAGKGTQAEKIVQEYGIPHISTGDMFRAAIKEGTALGLQAKAYMDRGDLVPDEVTIGIVRERLSKDDCQKGFLLDGFPRTVAQAEALEAMLAELGRSIDYVINIEVDKALLMERLTGRRICKECGATYHLVFNPPAKLGVCDKCGGELYQRADDNEETVANRLEVNMKQTQPLLDFYRAKGYLRNINGQQEIEQVFADICELLGGLK from the coding sequence ATGAACTTAGTTTTAATGGGGTTGCCGGGTGCCGGAAAAGGTACTCAAGCCGAAAAAATTGTGCAAGAATACGGGATTCCTCATATTTCGACAGGTGACATGTTCCGCGCGGCTATCAAAGAAGGAACAGCGTTAGGATTACAAGCTAAGGCATATATGGATCGCGGCGATCTTGTACCGGACGAGGTGACAATTGGCATTGTTCGTGAACGCTTAAGCAAAGACGATTGCCAGAAAGGATTTTTGCTTGATGGGTTCCCACGAACAGTCGCCCAAGCAGAAGCGTTAGAAGCGATGTTGGCTGAGCTTGGTCGTTCGATTGATTACGTCATTAACATTGAAGTCGATAAAGCTCTTTTAATGGAACGGTTAACAGGAAGGCGTATTTGTAAAGAATGCGGGGCGACATACCATCTCGTGTTTAATCCGCCAGCCAAACTAGGTGTTTGTGATAAATGTGGCGGAGAATTATACCAACGTGCTGATGATAACGAAGAAACGGTAGCAAACCGTTTAGAAGTCAACATGAAACAAACACAACCACTGCTCGACTTTTATCGTGCCAAAGGATATTTACGCAACATTAATGGACAGCAAGAAATTGAGCAAGTATTTGCGGATATTTGTGAATTGCTTGGGGGCCTAAAATAA
- the rpmJ gene encoding 50S ribosomal protein L36 — MKVRPSVKPICEKCKVIRRRGKVMVICENPKHKQKQG; from the coding sequence ATGAAAGTCAGACCATCAGTGAAGCCGATCTGCGAAAAATGCAAAGTCATTCGCAGACGCGGAAAAGTCATGGTTATTTGTGAAAATCCAAAACATAAACAAAAACAAGGGTAA
- the map gene encoding type I methionyl aminopeptidase — translation MIICKTPREIDIMREAGRIVALTHQELQKHIKPGITTKELDHIAETVIRQHGAIPSFKGYNGFPGSICASVNEQLVHGIPGDRVLKEGDIISIDIGAQYNGYHGDSAWTYPVGEIDEETKKLLEVTEQSLYKGIQEAKPGARLSNISHAIQTFVESYHFSIVREYVGHGIGQNLHEDPQIPHYGPPNKGPRLKPGMVLCIEPMVNAGSRYVRTLEDDWTVVTVDGKMCAHFEHTIAITETGYEILTTL, via the coding sequence ATGATTATTTGCAAAACCCCGCGTGAAATTGATATTATGCGTGAAGCTGGGCGAATCGTCGCTTTGACTCACCAAGAGTTGCAAAAGCATATTAAGCCAGGAATCACAACAAAAGAGCTTGATCATATCGCGGAAACTGTAATTCGTCAGCATGGCGCAATTCCTTCTTTTAAAGGGTACAACGGTTTTCCCGGCAGCATTTGTGCGTCGGTGAATGAGCAGTTAGTTCATGGCATTCCTGGAGATCGGGTGTTAAAAGAAGGCGATATTATCAGTATTGATATCGGCGCCCAATACAACGGATACCACGGCGATTCCGCTTGGACGTATCCGGTTGGAGAAATTGATGAAGAAACGAAAAAATTGCTTGAAGTAACGGAACAATCGTTATATAAAGGAATACAGGAAGCAAAACCAGGCGCCCGTTTATCGAATATTTCTCACGCGATTCAAACGTTTGTCGAATCATACCATTTTTCGATTGTGCGTGAGTATGTCGGGCATGGAATTGGTCAAAACTTACATGAAGACCCGCAAATTCCACATTATGGCCCGCCAAATAAGGGGCCGCGTTTAAAACCAGGCATGGTGTTATGCATTGAACCGATGGTCAACGCGGGGAGCCGTTATGTAAGGACTCTTGAGGATGACTGGACCGTGGTGACGGTCGACGGGAAAATGTGCGCTCATTTTGAGCATACGATCGCCATTACAGAGACCGGCTATGAAATTTTAACTACCCTTTAA
- the rpsK gene encoding 30S ribosomal protein S11, producing the protein MARKTNTRKRRVKKNIESGIAHIRSTFNNTIVTITDAHGNAISWSSAGALGFKGSRKSTPFAAQMAAEAAAKASMEHGMKTVEVNVKGPGAGREAAIRALQAAGLEITAIKDVTPVPHNGCRPPKRRRV; encoded by the coding sequence ATGGCACGTAAAACAAATACGCGTAAACGCCGCGTAAAAAAGAATATTGAATCCGGAATCGCTCATATTCGTTCTACATTCAACAACACAATCGTCACAATTACTGACGCCCATGGCAATGCAATCTCTTGGTCAAGTGCTGGTGCGTTAGGTTTTAAAGGTTCTCGTAAATCGACTCCATTTGCAGCGCAAATGGCTGCTGAAGCAGCAGCAAAAGCTTCCATGGAGCATGGCATGAAAACTGTTGAAGTAAACGTAAAAGGTCCAGGCGCTGGTCGTGAGGCTGCAATCCGCGCGCTTCAAGCGGCAGGATTGGAAATTACAGCAATTAAAGACGTTACTCCTGTTCCACATAATGGATGCCGTCCGCCAAAACGTCGCCGTGTTTAA